The following coding sequences lie in one Ictalurus furcatus strain D&B chromosome 7, Billie_1.0, whole genome shotgun sequence genomic window:
- the LOC128610634 gene encoding M1-specific T cell receptor alpha chain-like: MSVIEGSNTTLSCTYTGSAYSLHWYRQKPGSRPEFLLLIDKASEHVTQAQPPHPHLSIKLDEKNTKVDLLISSVTVTDSALYYCALRPTVTGKPTTLCKKHYTYPPGLNALHDSIPPHLSVEVNEDKQVDLLISSAVVSDSALYYCALEPTVTGNSITLYKNFDQFCYSKG, from the exons ATGTCTGTAATTGAAGGCAGCAACACCACACTCTCCTGCACATATACTGGATCAGCTTACAGTCTCCACTGGTATCGACAAAAACCTGGATCAAGACCAGAGTTTCTGCTTCTGATTGATAAAGCCAGTGAACATGTCACACAGGCTCAACCACCTCATCCACATCTGTCAATAAAACTTGATGAAAAGAATACGaaagtggatctgctcatctcctctgttACAGTGACAGACTCTGCACTGTACTACTGCGCTCTGaggcccacagtgacaggaaaacCAACTACACTGTGCAAAAAGCACTACACCT ACCCCCCAGGCCTGAATGCTCTACA TGACTCAATCCCCCCGCATCTGTCTGTTGAAGTTAATGAAGAtaaacaagtggatctgctcatctcctctgctgttgtatcagactctgcactatactactgtgctctggagcccacagtgacaggaaattcAATCACACTGTACAAAAACTTTGACCAGTTTTGTTACTCTAAAGGCTGA